From the genome of Phytohabitans rumicis, one region includes:
- a CDS encoding M6 family metalloprotease domain-containing protein, which produces MTVHARRLAAVAAFALIAGLAAVPVSTVPASATGDAFRPIDRQRWENPDDMTPADYRRPPGTNWSDPTATGSVRNFKVALVTLDYPDQPFAVTQPAHSTIFGNPQPSAANIPREQVPAFYRDFLNQPGTLNNGHTLHQYWMEDSGGRYGVELTAFGPYQLPNKSYQYGITNDMNPGMCPTGETCNRNIRTDGLGLWRAAVGTDVAGSFELAFILSAGQDESSTWQEFGQMRFNTKEDVPDEWGPPDPAMNNYARTRYVEWTSWKSAATIWPTAGGGSSTQAESSGLGTYAHELTHLLGIGDNYNNPYGTPLRRAYTGIWSMMSRGSFNGPGGPHTRWLIPPVNGGSMGSQHMLRDKVKLGMVDEANVLRLSREALASSGIVVADVTARAVKPGASELTGVNIAMNADLSPACSTSADPLCDGGNFNNYTVEVVDRMGADSFTPDSGVLLSKTKNADAAPFVWVVDANPQDINLVDFERPDGTEQMITMGDYRQLSDALFHAGADSGSEYEYVDAANGLHFYVVNVKRDRKGVLSYTVAVRAVTGDGGPQARGVGLSKGRADGASCAFELANTGTAAPGGAAHPEDVSAYLDSDVYRLSATVSGQGWEAWLPNQLATAEFGQSTRVKVAVKSARGAARTATVTLTATSESDPTKTVTRQCKVSR; this is translated from the coding sequence ATGACCGTCCATGCCAGACGACTGGCCGCCGTGGCCGCCTTCGCGCTCATCGCGGGCCTCGCGGCCGTTCCCGTCTCCACCGTCCCGGCGTCGGCGACCGGCGACGCCTTCCGGCCGATCGACCGGCAGCGCTGGGAAAACCCGGACGACATGACCCCCGCCGACTACCGCCGCCCACCGGGCACCAACTGGTCCGATCCGACCGCGACCGGATCGGTGCGCAACTTCAAGGTCGCGCTGGTCACGCTCGACTACCCGGACCAGCCGTTCGCCGTTACCCAGCCGGCCCACTCGACCATCTTCGGCAACCCCCAGCCGAGCGCCGCGAACATCCCCCGCGAGCAGGTGCCCGCCTTCTACCGCGACTTTCTCAACCAGCCCGGCACCCTCAACAACGGGCACACGCTGCACCAGTACTGGATGGAGGACTCCGGCGGGCGGTACGGCGTGGAGCTGACCGCGTTCGGCCCGTACCAGCTGCCGAACAAGTCGTACCAGTACGGCATCACCAACGACATGAACCCGGGCATGTGCCCGACCGGCGAGACCTGCAACCGCAACATCCGTACCGATGGGCTGGGCCTGTGGCGCGCCGCGGTCGGCACCGACGTGGCCGGCTCGTTCGAGCTTGCCTTCATCCTCAGCGCCGGCCAGGACGAGTCGTCGACCTGGCAGGAGTTCGGCCAGATGCGCTTCAACACCAAGGAGGACGTGCCCGACGAGTGGGGCCCGCCCGACCCGGCGATGAACAACTACGCCCGTACCCGGTACGTCGAGTGGACGTCGTGGAAGTCGGCGGCAACCATCTGGCCGACCGCCGGCGGTGGCTCCTCCACCCAGGCGGAGAGCTCCGGCCTGGGCACGTACGCCCACGAGCTGACCCACCTGCTGGGCATCGGCGACAACTACAACAACCCGTACGGCACGCCGCTGCGCCGGGCGTACACCGGGATCTGGAGCATGATGTCGCGCGGCTCGTTCAACGGTCCCGGCGGGCCGCACACCCGCTGGCTGATCCCGCCGGTCAACGGCGGCTCGATGGGCTCCCAGCACATGCTGCGCGACAAGGTGAAGCTCGGCATGGTCGACGAGGCCAACGTGCTGCGCCTGTCCCGGGAAGCGCTCGCCTCGTCCGGCATCGTGGTCGCCGACGTGACCGCCCGCGCGGTCAAGCCCGGCGCCAGCGAGCTGACCGGCGTGAACATCGCGATGAACGCGGACCTGTCGCCGGCGTGCAGCACCAGCGCCGATCCGCTCTGCGACGGCGGCAACTTCAACAACTACACCGTCGAGGTGGTCGACCGGATGGGTGCGGACTCGTTCACCCCGGACAGCGGCGTCCTGCTCAGCAAGACCAAGAACGCCGACGCCGCGCCGTTCGTCTGGGTCGTCGACGCCAACCCGCAGGACATCAACCTGGTCGACTTCGAGCGGCCGGACGGCACCGAGCAGATGATCACGATGGGCGACTACCGGCAGCTGTCCGACGCGCTCTTCCACGCCGGCGCCGACTCCGGCAGCGAGTACGAGTACGTCGACGCGGCGAACGGGCTGCACTTCTACGTCGTGAACGTCAAGCGCGACCGCAAGGGCGTGCTGTCGTACACGGTGGCGGTGCGGGCGGTGACCGGCGACGGCGGCCCGCAGGCGCGCGGCGTCGGGCTCTCGAAGGGCCGGGCCGACGGGGCCTCGTGCGCCTTCGAGCTGGCCAACACCGGTACGGCGGCGCCGGGTGGCGCGGCGCACCCCGAGGACGTCAGCGCCTACCTGGACTCGGACGTGTACCGGCTGTCGGCGACCGTGTCCGGCCAGGGCTGGGAGGCGTGGCTGCCGAACCAGCTGGCGACCGCCGAGTTCGGACAGTCCACAAGGGTCAAGGTGGCGGTCAAGTCCGCCCGCGGCGCCGCCCGTACGGCGACCGTGACCCTCACGGCCACCTCGGAGAGCGACCCGACCAAGACGGTCACCCGGCAGTGCAAGGTGTCCCGGTAA
- a CDS encoding LysR family transcriptional regulator, which yields MALDIERLRVLVEVAHAGSIAAAAKSMGFTASALSQQLAKLEREVGDRLVDRGPTGVRPTATGEVLIRHGERVLGALRDAEDAVRDARGLPREHLSLGTFASAGEALVPTALAAFRGAHPHVRLSLLDIEPPDGYDLVTSGDLDLLITHRYPDVPLPPVAGLVRAHLMTDPLRVVLPAGHRHAGTRRLTITALADEEWISGGPGVHNRITLDWAAREAGLSVRVAYETRDYAVTLALIGAGIGVALIPDTSLGAVDPASHAVRDLTEPIAREILLVHRPRPRPPISDMVALLERTSQKNVEPPTSADRMSTRR from the coding sequence ATGGCTCTGGACATCGAACGGCTGCGGGTACTGGTCGAGGTCGCCCACGCCGGCTCGATCGCCGCGGCCGCCAAGAGCATGGGCTTCACCGCGTCGGCGCTGTCCCAGCAGCTCGCCAAGCTGGAGCGGGAGGTCGGCGACCGGCTCGTCGACCGCGGCCCGACCGGCGTACGGCCGACGGCCACCGGGGAGGTGCTGATCCGGCACGGCGAACGGGTGCTCGGCGCGCTGCGGGACGCCGAGGACGCCGTACGCGACGCCCGCGGGCTGCCGCGCGAGCACCTCTCGCTGGGCACGTTCGCGAGCGCCGGGGAGGCGCTGGTGCCGACCGCGCTGGCCGCCTTCCGCGGCGCTCATCCGCACGTGCGGCTGTCCCTGCTGGATATCGAACCACCGGACGGGTACGACCTGGTGACCTCCGGCGACCTCGACCTGCTCATCACGCACCGTTACCCCGACGTACCGCTGCCGCCCGTCGCCGGGCTGGTGCGCGCCCACCTGATGACCGACCCGCTACGCGTCGTCCTGCCCGCCGGCCACCGGCACGCGGGCACCCGCCGGCTGACGATCACCGCGCTCGCCGACGAAGAATGGATTTCCGGCGGACCGGGCGTACATAACCGGATTACGCTGGACTGGGCCGCCCGCGAAGCGGGATTGTCGGTGCGGGTGGCTTACGAAACCCGCGACTATGCGGTTACCCTCGCCCTCATCGGTGCCGGAATCGGCGTCGCGCTCATCCCGGACACGAGCCTGGGTGCGGTCGACCCCGCCAGCCACGCCGTACGCGACCTGACCGAGCCGATCGCGCGCGAGATCCTCCTCGTGCACCGCCCGCGGCCCCGGCCGCCGATCTCCGACATGGTCGCGCTGCTAGAGCGCACATCACAAAAAAACGTTGAACCGCCGACATCAGCCGATCGGATGAGTACACGGCGATGA
- a CDS encoding threonine/serine dehydratase, translating into MIGHDDLTLAAKRIAPYVRRTPVLEATVDGRPVTLKLEHLQLTGSFKVRGALNALLSGAPTDRVVTASGGNHGLGVATAARLLGVRATIYVPENVPPDKERRIAATGADVVRHGSRYAEAERAARGYAEEAALRYLPAYDDADVVAGQGTVGIEIAEQVPECDAVAVAVGGGGLIAGVSVGVGERTVVGVEPTGCASLHAAIAAGAPTDSPVHSVASSALGATRVGRIPFDVLGATPALRLALVDDVEILAARDRLWDEFRLAVEPAGAVAFAAWLAGRVSGDHACVVVCGANADWRPL; encoded by the coding sequence ATGATCGGACACGACGACCTCACCCTGGCCGCCAAGCGCATCGCGCCGTACGTGCGCCGGACTCCCGTGCTGGAGGCGACGGTGGATGGGCGCCCGGTGACGCTGAAGCTCGAACACTTGCAGCTCACCGGCTCCTTCAAGGTCCGGGGCGCGCTCAACGCGCTGCTGAGTGGGGCACCGACCGACCGCGTGGTGACGGCCTCCGGCGGAAACCACGGGCTCGGCGTGGCCACCGCCGCGCGCCTGCTCGGCGTCCGCGCCACGATCTACGTACCCGAGAATGTGCCGCCGGACAAGGAGCGGCGGATCGCCGCGACCGGCGCGGACGTGGTCCGGCACGGCAGCCGGTACGCCGAGGCCGAGCGCGCCGCACGCGGGTACGCCGAAGAGGCGGCGCTGCGTTACCTGCCCGCGTACGACGACGCCGATGTGGTGGCCGGGCAGGGCACGGTGGGGATCGAGATCGCCGAGCAGGTGCCGGAGTGTGACGCCGTCGCGGTCGCGGTCGGCGGCGGCGGGCTGATCGCCGGGGTGAGCGTCGGCGTCGGGGAGCGCACCGTCGTCGGTGTCGAGCCGACCGGCTGCGCGAGCCTGCACGCCGCGATCGCCGCCGGGGCGCCCACCGACAGCCCGGTCCACTCGGTCGCCTCGTCGGCGCTGGGCGCGACCCGGGTCGGGCGCATCCCGTTCGACGTGCTCGGGGCGACGCCGGCCCTGCGACTCGCGCTCGTCGACGACGTCGAGATCCTGGCGGCCCGGGACCGGCTGTGGGACGAGTTCCGGCTGGCCGTCGAGCCGGCCGGCGCCGTGGCCTTCGCGGCCTGGCTGGCCGGGCGGGTTTCCGGTGACCACGCCTGCGTCGTGGTCTGCGGCGCAAACGCCGACTGGCGTCCACTGTGA
- a CDS encoding sulfotransferase family protein: MLTLVVGTGRCGSTLVQEVLARHPSAGFVSGLDDRLPRFNRIGRFNGPIYRHLAPRQGESRARGQRWIAPTEAYRLLDRHVFAGFSAPCRDLVADDLSPIMERRVRSFFDTRARRQDCKVLFQHLTGWPRTGFLHAAYPELRVIHVVRDGRAVANSWLQTPWWDGWRGPDAWRYGPLPPPLRHEWEESGRSFAVLAALCWKMLMDAYAQARMVHPGGQWLDVRYEELVRAPNEQVARMLKFLGLEWTPQFEKGFARHRFHTERGGAYRYELTATQVAAIERVLDKPLRHWAYE, translated from the coding sequence GTGCTGACGCTCGTCGTGGGGACCGGGCGGTGCGGGTCGACGCTGGTGCAGGAGGTGCTGGCCCGCCACCCGTCGGCCGGCTTCGTCTCCGGGCTGGACGACCGGCTGCCCCGGTTCAATCGCATCGGCCGGTTCAACGGCCCGATCTACCGGCACCTGGCGCCTCGCCAGGGCGAATCGAGGGCGCGCGGCCAGCGGTGGATCGCGCCCACCGAGGCGTACCGGCTGCTTGACCGGCACGTGTTCGCGGGCTTCTCCGCCCCCTGTCGCGACCTCGTGGCCGACGACCTCTCGCCGATCATGGAACGGCGGGTCCGGTCGTTCTTCGACACCCGCGCCCGCCGGCAGGACTGCAAGGTCCTGTTCCAGCACCTGACCGGCTGGCCGCGCACCGGGTTCCTGCACGCGGCGTACCCGGAGCTGCGGGTGATCCACGTGGTGCGCGACGGGCGCGCGGTGGCCAACTCGTGGCTCCAGACGCCGTGGTGGGACGGCTGGCGCGGCCCGGACGCCTGGCGGTACGGCCCGCTGCCGCCGCCGCTGCGGCACGAGTGGGAGGAGAGCGGCCGGTCCTTCGCCGTGCTCGCCGCGCTGTGCTGGAAGATGCTGATGGACGCCTACGCGCAGGCGCGGATGGTGCATCCGGGCGGCCAGTGGCTCGACGTCCGCTACGAGGAACTGGTCCGCGCGCCCAACGAGCAGGTCGCGCGGATGCTCAAGTTCCTCGGCCTGGAGTGGACGCCGCAGTTCGAGAAGGGCTTCGCGCGGCACCGCTTCCACACCGAGCGCGGCGGGGCGTACCGCTACGAGCTGACCGCCACCCAGGTCGCCGCCATCGAGCGGGTGCTGGACAAGCCGCTACGGCATTGGGCGTACGAATAG
- a CDS encoding sensor histidine kinase: protein MGGVARLRQAARAHPLAVDGALAAVLYALSLLAPMRGDERPERVSLSLGLVVAATVVCAALVFRRRWPLLVLAVTTTTVVVMMMTIQARAAFVAGVIIAAYTVATRTDRATAWIAGTACALAFGVAAAVGSDEPWYDPGNLIFVVWVGMAVAAGDAVRSRRAYVAVLEERARRAEQSREGEARRRVAEERLRIARELHDVVAHHIALVNVQAGVASHVLRDRPDQAEEALTHVRRASGAVLDELGAMLSVLRQSGESDSPTEPAPSLDRLDALVGSFTAAGLTVDWTLSGRPRPLPAAVDLAAYRIVQESLTNVHKHSGGAAARVTVGYAADGLVIDVRDDGRSGAVVPNGTGHGILGMRERAAAAGGELRAGPRPEGGFRVYARLPLPSTQEDR from the coding sequence ATGGGCGGTGTTGCCAGGTTGCGCCAGGCCGCGCGGGCACACCCGCTGGCGGTCGACGGTGCGTTGGCGGCCGTCCTCTACGCCTTGAGCCTGCTCGCACCGATGCGCGGCGACGAGCGGCCCGAGCGGGTCTCGCTGAGTCTCGGCTTAGTCGTCGCGGCGACCGTGGTGTGCGCCGCGCTGGTCTTCCGGCGGCGCTGGCCGCTGCTCGTGCTCGCGGTAACCACGACCACCGTGGTCGTCATGATGATGACCATTCAGGCGCGGGCCGCCTTCGTGGCTGGCGTCATCATCGCGGCGTACACAGTGGCCACTCGGACCGACCGGGCCACGGCGTGGATCGCCGGCACGGCCTGCGCGCTCGCGTTCGGCGTCGCGGCCGCGGTCGGCTCCGACGAACCCTGGTACGACCCGGGAAACCTCATATTCGTGGTGTGGGTCGGCATGGCGGTCGCGGCGGGAGACGCGGTGCGCAGCCGCCGCGCGTACGTCGCCGTGCTCGAAGAACGCGCCCGCCGCGCCGAGCAGAGCCGCGAGGGGGAGGCACGCCGCCGGGTCGCCGAGGAACGCCTGCGCATCGCCCGCGAATTGCACGACGTCGTCGCCCACCACATCGCGCTGGTGAACGTGCAGGCGGGCGTCGCCAGCCACGTGCTGCGCGACCGGCCGGACCAGGCCGAGGAGGCGCTCACCCACGTACGGCGGGCGAGCGGGGCCGTCCTCGACGAGCTGGGCGCGATGCTCAGCGTGCTGCGGCAGTCCGGCGAGTCCGACTCGCCGACCGAGCCCGCGCCCAGCCTCGACCGCCTGGACGCGCTCGTCGGCTCGTTCACCGCGGCCGGGCTCACCGTGGACTGGACGCTCTCCGGCCGTCCCCGCCCGCTGCCCGCCGCCGTCGACCTTGCCGCGTACCGCATCGTGCAGGAGTCACTGACCAATGTGCACAAACACAGCGGGGGAGCGGCGGCGCGGGTCACCGTCGGCTACGCGGCGGACGGGCTCGTCATCGACGTCCGGGACGACGGCCGTTCGGGCGCCGTCGTCCCCAACGGCACCGGACACGGCATCCTCGGGATGCGGGAGCGGGCGGCCGCCGCCGGGGGCGAGCTGCGCGCCGGCCCCCGGCCCGAGGGCGGATTCCGGGTGTACGCCAGGCTGCCGTTACCGTCTACTCAGGAGGATCGATGA
- a CDS encoding response regulator transcription factor, producing the protein MIRVLLADDQKLIRAGFRVLIDSAPDLEVVGEAATGREAVDLLRTTRADVVLMDIRMPELDGLAATREITADEELAGVRVLILTTFEVDEYVFQALRAGASGFLGKGVDPAELLDAIRVVAGGEALLSAKATRSLIERFLAQPDDSPQATPEALRALTDREREVLGLVAAGLSNDDIAERLVLSPLTAKTHVNRAMMKLGARDRAQLVVIAYQTGLARGPQ; encoded by the coding sequence ATGATCCGGGTCCTGCTGGCCGACGACCAGAAGCTCATCCGCGCCGGCTTTCGGGTGCTCATCGACTCCGCGCCGGACCTGGAGGTGGTCGGGGAGGCCGCTACCGGGCGGGAGGCGGTCGACCTGCTGCGCACCACGCGTGCCGACGTCGTCCTGATGGACATCCGGATGCCGGAGCTGGACGGGCTGGCCGCCACCCGAGAGATCACCGCCGACGAGGAGCTGGCCGGTGTGCGCGTGCTGATCCTGACCACATTCGAGGTCGACGAGTACGTCTTCCAGGCCCTGCGCGCCGGGGCGAGCGGGTTCCTCGGTAAGGGCGTCGACCCGGCGGAGCTGCTGGACGCGATCCGGGTCGTGGCCGGCGGCGAGGCGCTGCTGTCGGCCAAGGCGACCCGCAGCCTCATCGAGCGCTTCCTCGCCCAGCCGGACGACTCCCCACAGGCGACACCCGAGGCGCTGCGGGCGCTGACCGACCGCGAGCGCGAGGTGCTCGGCCTCGTGGCCGCCGGACTGTCCAATGACGACATCGCCGAGCGGCTCGTCCTGTCTCCGCTCACCGCCAAGACCCACGTGAACCGGGCGATGATGAAGCTCGGCGCGCGCGACCGGGCGCAGCTCGTCGTCATCGCGTACCAGACGGGTCTGGCTCGGGGGCCGCAGTAG
- a CDS encoding ABC transporter ATP-binding protein — translation MIEVIDLTKRYGDKVAVDGLTFTVRPGVVTGFLGPNGAGKSTTMRMILGLDRPSSGTVTVNGRPYAGHAAPLCELGALLEARAVHTGRSAYHHLLAMAATTGIPASRVDEVIDLVGLRDVAGKRAGGFSLGMGQRLGIASALLGDPKVVMLDEPVNGLDPEGILWIRNLLKGLAARGRTVFVSSHLMSEMALTAEHLVVIGRGRLIADVPMADFTRGAARGRVRVRSPQAPALRDLLAGPDVEITSASPGVLHVAGLRAEQIGDAAAEAGLTLHELAAEEASLEEAFMELTKDAVEYQAVAP, via the coding sequence ATGATTGAAGTGATCGATCTGACCAAGCGGTACGGCGACAAGGTCGCCGTCGACGGGCTCACCTTCACGGTGCGGCCCGGCGTGGTGACCGGCTTCCTCGGGCCAAACGGGGCCGGCAAGTCCACCACGATGCGGATGATCCTCGGCCTGGACCGCCCGTCGTCCGGGACGGTCACGGTCAACGGCCGCCCGTACGCCGGGCACGCCGCGCCGCTGTGCGAGCTGGGAGCGCTGCTGGAGGCGCGGGCGGTCCACACCGGACGGTCGGCGTATCACCACCTGCTGGCGATGGCCGCCACCACAGGCATCCCGGCGAGCCGGGTCGACGAGGTCATCGACCTGGTCGGGCTGCGCGACGTGGCCGGCAAGCGGGCGGGCGGCTTCTCGCTGGGCATGGGACAGCGGCTCGGCATCGCCTCGGCGCTGCTCGGCGATCCGAAGGTGGTGATGCTCGACGAGCCGGTCAACGGGCTGGACCCGGAGGGCATCCTGTGGATCCGCAACCTGCTCAAGGGGCTGGCGGCGCGGGGCCGTACCGTCTTCGTCTCCTCGCACCTGATGAGCGAGATGGCGCTGACGGCCGAGCACCTGGTGGTCATCGGCCGGGGCCGGCTGATCGCCGACGTGCCGATGGCCGACTTCACCCGGGGGGCCGCGCGCGGCCGCGTACGCGTGCGGTCGCCGCAGGCGCCGGCGCTGCGCGACCTGCTCGCGGGCCCGGACGTGGAGATCACCAGTGCCTCGCCCGGCGTCCTGCACGTCGCCGGGCTGCGGGCCGAGCAGATCGGCGATGCCGCGGCCGAGGCCGGCCTGACCCTGCACGAGTTGGCCGCCGAGGAGGCGTCACTGGAGGAGGCGTTCATGGAGCTGACCAAGGACGCCGTGGAGTACCAGGCGGTGGCCCCATGA
- a CDS encoding ABC transporter permease subunit produces MSALQVTQARVFRSEWIKFRSLRSTVLTLASAVVAVIGIGLVVSAVIGDGADLGGPDGGPDSTGASLAGVQLGQLLVGSLGVLVISGEYATGMIRSSLAAVPARLPVLWGKAVVFAAVTLAVMLPASFVVFLAGQALLGDAGVSLSDPGVLRAVIGAAVYLTGVGLFGMAVGALMRNTAAAITTVVGVMFVSQGIVNLLLPDSWEKYILPYMPSTAGESFMTVAPGSDVLSPWAGLAVFAGYLVVLLGAAAYALRHRDA; encoded by the coding sequence ATGAGCGCGTTGCAGGTGACCCAGGCGCGGGTGTTCCGCTCGGAGTGGATCAAGTTTCGATCGCTGCGGTCGACGGTGCTCACGCTGGCCAGCGCCGTCGTCGCGGTCATCGGGATCGGGCTGGTGGTGTCCGCGGTCATCGGCGACGGCGCCGACCTCGGCGGCCCGGACGGCGGCCCGGACTCGACCGGCGCCAGCCTCGCCGGCGTCCAGCTCGGCCAACTGCTCGTGGGGTCGCTGGGCGTGCTGGTGATCTCCGGCGAGTACGCCACCGGCATGATCAGGTCGTCGCTGGCCGCGGTGCCGGCGCGGCTGCCGGTGCTGTGGGGCAAGGCGGTCGTGTTCGCCGCGGTGACGCTGGCCGTGATGCTGCCGGCGTCCTTCGTGGTCTTCCTCGCCGGGCAGGCGCTGCTCGGCGACGCGGGCGTGTCGCTGTCCGACCCGGGCGTGTTGCGCGCGGTGATCGGGGCGGCCGTCTACCTGACCGGGGTCGGGCTCTTCGGCATGGCGGTGGGCGCGCTCATGCGCAACACGGCGGCCGCGATCACCACCGTGGTGGGCGTGATGTTCGTGTCCCAGGGCATCGTCAACCTGCTCCTGCCGGACAGCTGGGAGAAGTACATCCTGCCGTACATGCCGTCGACCGCGGGTGAGTCGTTCATGACCGTGGCCCCCGGGTCGGACGTGCTGTCGCCGTGGGCCGGGCTGGCCGTGTTCGCCGGCTACCTGGTCGTACTGCTCGGAGCCGCCGCGTATGCCCTGCGGCACCGCGACGCGTGA
- a CDS encoding sugar phosphate isomerase/epimerase family protein, with translation MARPITLFTGQWADLPFEEMCRLASEWGYDGLEIACWGDHFEVDKALADDGYVERKRETLAKYNLGVWAISNHLVGQAVCDHPIDERHQDILPARIWGDGSPEGVRQRAAAEMADTARAAAKLGVRTVVGFTGSSIWHTLAMFPPVPPSMIEKGYADFAARWNPILDVFDEVGVRFAHEVHPSEIAYDYWTTVRALDAIGRRPAFGLNWDPSHFVWQELDPVNFILDFADRIYHVDCKDAKVRTGDGRRGRLSSHLPWADLRRGWDFVSTGHGDVPWEDCFRALNAIGYEGPISIEWEDAGMDRLVGAPEALQFVRRLAFDAPTAAFDAAFSSQS, from the coding sequence ATGGCCCGACCGATCACGCTGTTCACCGGCCAGTGGGCCGACCTGCCGTTCGAGGAGATGTGCCGGCTGGCCTCCGAGTGGGGCTACGACGGTTTGGAGATCGCCTGCTGGGGCGACCACTTCGAGGTCGACAAGGCCCTGGCCGACGACGGGTACGTCGAGCGCAAGCGGGAGACCCTCGCCAAGTACAACCTGGGCGTCTGGGCGATCTCCAACCACCTCGTCGGGCAGGCCGTCTGCGACCATCCGATCGACGAGCGGCACCAGGACATCCTGCCGGCCCGGATCTGGGGGGACGGCTCGCCGGAGGGCGTACGGCAGCGGGCCGCCGCCGAGATGGCCGACACCGCCCGCGCGGCGGCCAAGCTCGGCGTCCGCACCGTCGTGGGGTTCACCGGGTCGTCGATCTGGCACACGCTGGCCATGTTCCCGCCGGTGCCGCCATCCATGATCGAAAAGGGGTACGCGGACTTCGCCGCCCGGTGGAACCCGATCCTGGACGTCTTCGACGAGGTCGGCGTCCGCTTCGCGCACGAGGTCCATCCCAGCGAGATCGCGTACGACTACTGGACCACCGTTCGCGCGCTGGACGCGATCGGGCGGCGGCCGGCGTTCGGGCTGAACTGGGACCCGTCGCACTTCGTCTGGCAGGAGCTGGACCCGGTCAACTTCATCCTCGACTTCGCCGACCGGATCTACCACGTGGACTGCAAGGACGCCAAGGTGCGCACCGGGGACGGCCGGCGCGGCCGGCTCTCGTCCCACCTGCCGTGGGCCGACCTGCGGCGGGGCTGGGACTTCGTCTCCACCGGGCACGGCGACGTGCCGTGGGAGGACTGCTTCAGGGCGCTCAACGCCATCGGGTACGAGGGACCGATCTCCATCGAGTGGGAGGACGCCGGCATGGACCGGCTCGTCGGCGCGCCCGAGGCGTTGCAATTCGTGCGCCGGCTGGCGTTCGACGCCCCGACGGCCGCGTTCGACGCCGCGTTCTCCAGCCAGTCCTGA
- a CDS encoding tyrosine-type recombinase/integrase, with protein MNRKSPKYGKGVFQRCDADCPPQGKVCKTHTWAYLVELPTGPSGKRRQWTKGGFRSAKAAAEARAEILAAEQAGTLPTDGKQTVGAWLTEWLDGKVGAESIRATTEVGYRGHVENYLVPYLGHLRLIDLRPHHVTKMLIDIRREHDERIAEAKETNERLQKEADEVNAERQAAGKRPIKPRRVAVPRPFSPATAQRVRATLRSAINAALRSGEVSRNVAALAEVASASRPRVKVWEPEQLGEFLDAIAGDGERLYPMLHLAAFAGLRRGELCGLRWCDVDLDARTVDVAWQRTSARHKVVESRPKTDGSESMVDIDEGTAEVLRAWRKQQIQERLAWGPAWQDTGLVFTREDGSGVHPDFVTYRFEKLVARHGLPRISLHKLRHLAASLQLAAGVDIAIVSKRLRHSSIKITNDTYGHLIGTVGRDAAEAAAALVPLRHRAKTA; from the coding sequence GTGAACCGGAAATCACCGAAGTACGGCAAGGGCGTCTTCCAGCGTTGTGACGCCGATTGCCCACCCCAAGGCAAGGTTTGCAAGACGCACACATGGGCGTACCTTGTGGAGCTGCCAACGGGCCCCAGCGGCAAGCGTCGGCAGTGGACCAAGGGCGGCTTCCGTAGCGCCAAGGCCGCAGCCGAGGCCCGTGCCGAAATCCTCGCCGCCGAGCAGGCAGGAACACTGCCCACCGACGGCAAGCAAACCGTCGGCGCATGGCTCACCGAGTGGCTGGACGGCAAGGTCGGCGCCGAGTCCATCCGTGCCACGACGGAGGTCGGCTACCGGGGTCATGTCGAGAACTACTTGGTGCCATACCTCGGCCACCTGCGCCTGATCGACCTCCGCCCGCACCACGTCACCAAGATGCTCATCGACATCCGGCGCGAGCACGACGAGCGCATAGCCGAAGCGAAGGAGACCAACGAGCGTCTACAGAAGGAGGCGGACGAAGTCAATGCCGAGCGCCAAGCGGCCGGCAAACGACCGATCAAGCCCAGGCGCGTCGCTGTCCCGCGCCCCTTCAGTCCCGCTACGGCACAACGGGTCAGGGCCACGCTCCGGAGTGCCATCAACGCAGCCCTCCGGTCCGGTGAGGTCTCGCGCAATGTGGCTGCTCTGGCCGAGGTCGCCTCGGCGAGCAGGCCGCGGGTGAAGGTCTGGGAGCCCGAGCAGCTCGGAGAGTTCCTCGATGCCATCGCCGGCGACGGTGAGCGGCTGTACCCGATGCTGCACCTGGCCGCGTTCGCCGGGCTGCGGCGGGGCGAGCTCTGCGGGCTGCGCTGGTGCGACGTCGATCTGGACGCCCGCACCGTCGACGTGGCCTGGCAACGCACCTCCGCCCGGCACAAGGTGGTGGAGTCCAGGCCGAAGACCGACGGGTCGGAGTCGATGGTCGACATCGACGAGGGCACGGCCGAGGTCCTCCGGGCCTGGCGCAAACAGCAGATCCAGGAACGGCTCGCCTGGGGGCCGGCATGGCAGGACACCGGACTGGTCTTCACCCGTGAGGACGGGTCCGGCGTGCATCCGGACTTCGTGACGTACCGGTTCGAGAAGCTCGTCGCCCGCCACGGGCTGCCGCGGATCTCCCTGCACAAGCTGCGTCACCTCGCGGCCAGCCTCCAGCTCGCCGCCGGCGTAGATATCGCGATCGTCAGCAAGCGCCTCCGGCACAGCTCGATCAAGATCACAAACGACACCTATGGCCACCTGATCGGGACGGTCGGGCGGGACGCTGCCGAGGCAGCCGCTGCCCTCGTGCCGCTCCGGCACAGAGCCAAGACGGCATAG